In the genome of Streptomyces fagopyri, the window CCCCCTACGGACGCCACCTCCCCCTCGACCTCGTCCTCACCCCCACCCCACAACCCCACACCTGGCAACTCACCCCCAACCCCCACCACCCCATCCTCTTCGACCACACCACCGACCACATCCCCGGCATGGTCCTCCTCGAAGCCGCCCGCCAAGCCACCCACACCCACACCCACCCCACCCCCACCCACCTCACCACCCTCCACGCCACCTTCCACCGCTACACCGAACACCACACCCCCACCTACATCACCACCACCCACACCCCCACCACAGCCGACACCACCACCGGGACCGGGACCGCAGCCGACACCACCACCGACACCAGGACCGCAGCCGACACCACCGGGACCACCACCAGGACCGGCACCGACAACGGGACCGAACCAGACACCGACAACGGAACCGCAGCCGACACCACAACCGGGACCAACACCGGCACCCACACCACCCACATCACCGCCACCCAAAACAACACCACCGTCTTCACCGCCCACATCACCACCACACCCCACTAACCACACCCCCAGCCACACCAACCACCGGCCCGACACTCGGCCAACCGCCCCCAAGCCAACCGCCCCAGCAACCGGCCCCAATCCCCACCACCCCACCACCAAGACCCCACCCACGCCGGCTACCGTCCGCCCAAAGATGCGACCCCAAGCCGCCCCACCACATCACCCGCCCTGACCAACACATGGACTCGCTGGACCGTCCCGGGTCCCACAGCCAAGATGCGAGCATGTCCTTTCCTGAGCCCACACCCGACCCCGGAACCGACACCCTCCATCGGTACGTGATCGCCACTCCCAGCGCGGAGACCGGCCGCTATCTGGACCTGCTCCACGGAAACTTCCGCAGGCTGCCCGCCGAGGAACGCACGCGGTTCCTTCAGGCCCTCGGTCTCGACTCACGGAGCGTCACTGACGCGGAACTCGAATTCATGCTCCAGCCCAACTGGCGCTCCCGCATCACCGCGGCATGGATGATCGGACTTGACCGCCGGGAGCAGTTCCGCGAACCCATCGGTGAACTCCTGCTCGCCAGCGAACTCACCTACGCAGGTCAGGGGTACTGCATCGCGCTCGCACTGCTAGGCACCCCTGCAGACGCGGCCCTGCTCAGCGCCTATCTGGACCGCTACCTCCGCCGACCGGAGTGCCGATACGACCAAGAATGGGCGCTGGGCGCTCTCCTCCACCTCGACCACGCCCTCGACACCGAACACGCCGCTGGGTTCCTGAAGCCGGAAGGGCTTTGGGACCGATGGGTCAACGACCGGAACCAATCCCCCACGAAGCTGGGGCAGTACATCGACGAGATGTGTGCCCTCGCTCACGAGTACGCGCAGCCGAGGCGAAGTGGCCCGCTGTAGTTCCCCCTGCCGAAGACGGGTTTCCGGACCCGCCGTTTCGGGGGCGTCGGACACCGCGTGCGGTCGGACAGCATCGGCGGGTCCTTCGCCAGGGGGCCCGCCGACCAGCTCTTCCACGTGTGAAAGCATCAGGAATCCTCACCAAGACGCCCATTACGAACTCCTCACCCAAGGGGGGTTCATGCATGGGTAAAGATCCGTACAACCAACCGCGCTCATCGTGAGTCGTGATCACCGCGGGCCAGAACTCCCGTTCCGATCACAACCAGAGGGCCGAATGAACGCAACTCGACGATGCACGTCCACGGCGTCCGCAACCGCCGTCGTGCTCGCCACCGCCGGCGGTCTGCTCACCGTCGCCGCCGTCCCCGCGTCCGCCGCGACGACCTGCACCTCGCCGGTGTACAAACGGCAGTTCTTCGCGAACACCGCCTTCTCGGGCACCCCGAAGCGCACCGACTGCGACAGCGCGGTCGACGAGAAGTGGGGTGCCAACGCCCCCGCCTCCGGCCTGCCGACGAACAACTTCGCGGTCCGCTGGAGCGTCACCCGCGACTTCGGCTCCGGGGGCCCCTTCGCCCTCTCGGTCGCCGTCCAGGACGGCATCCGGGTCTACGTCGACAACTCCCGCAAGGTCGACCTGTGGAAGAACGGCTCGACGACGACGAAGAAGACCGTCAACGTCACGATCCCGACAGGCCGGCACACCCTGCGCGTGGACTACGTCAACTGGACGGGCTCGGCGAACGTCCAGTTCGGCTACACACCGAACACTTCGGCGACCGCCGACAAGGTCAAGCCGCTCACACCGACGGGCGCGTCGGCGTCGTACGACAAGACCACGGGCAAGGCGAAGCTCGGCTGGGCGAAGAACAACGAGATGGACCTCGCCGGCTACCGCGTCTATCGCCGTCTGAAGGGCGCGGCCTTCGGCAGCACTCCTCTGGCCACCACCACTTCCACCTCGTACACCGACACCCCGCCGGCCAGCGGCGAGGTGTACTACTACGAGGTCCGGGCCTACGACAGGGCGGGCAACGCCTCCGCTGGCTCCACCGACCAGGCTGTGGTGAGCGCCGACCGCACCGCACCCGCCGTCCCCACCGGACTGAGCGCGACCGGCGAGTCCACCGGTCTGCGGGTCGGATGGAGCGCGGTCGAGGGAGCGGCGTCGTACCGGGTCTACCGGGCGGCGACCGCTCAGGGGACCTACACCCTGGTCGGCAGTACGGGCAAAGTGTCGTACGTGGACACCTCGGCAGCCCAGGACGTGAGTTACTCCTACCGCGTAACCGCCCTCGACGCGGCGGGCAACGAGTCCGCGCGGTCCGTCCCCCTCAGCGGCACGCGCAGGGACCTCACGCCGCCTTCCGCCGTCACCGGCGTCACCGTCGTCCCGACCGAATACGGTTTCGCGGTGAGCTGGGACGCGAACCCCACCCCGGACCTGGCGCGCTACGTGGTCCGCCGCGGTGAACTCTGGGGAGACGACGACGAGAAGGTGTGCTCCCTCTACCCGGGCTACTACGTGTCGGCCGACACCACCTCGTACGCCTACACCACCGTCCCCGACGGCGACGAGAGTTGCTTCATCGTCGACGCCATCGACGATGCCGGGAACTCCGCCTTCCAGTGGACCGGCGAGGCACAGATCGTGACCGCGACGGAGCTCGACATGACACCGAGCGTGGCGACGCCCGAAGGCTCGCCCCTGCGCCTGGAGGTCTCCGCCGCAGCGGGCACCGAAGGAAACCGTCTGACGTGGTCCGGACTCGGTGCGAGCGAGGAAGGCCCGTCCGCGCCCGCGCTGGGCTTCCGCATCTACCGATGGAACCCGGCCACCGCCGACTACGAGAAGATCGACGAGGCCCCCGCCGGGGCCTTCGAGTACTTCGACACCGGCGCCCGGCGCGGCACGACCAGCTACTACTGGGTGACCGGTGTGATGTCCGACGGCACCGAAACCCTGCCCGCCGGTGACATGGCGGTCACCGCGCCCACGGCGTGACCTGACCCGACGGCCACGCCCGATCAGGGGCTCCCCCCGCATCCGAGCCACACATGACCGACTCGGAGACTTCTGCCCACCCGGTCGGTCTCAACGATCGAGGCCACCACTGTCGCCGCGCCCGCACCGGAGCCCGCCGGGTCCACAGTTCCCGGCGGGCTCCGGAACAGTCGTCGTCGGTCGCCACACACCGTGTCCGAGCAACAGACGTCGACCGGCCCCGGTGAAACGAGCGACGCCGCGGAACTCAACTCCGTGGTGACGCCTCCCCCCAGCACGCGAACACACGCGGCAGGCAGTACGTCTCGGTGTCCGCAAGGCCCCGCACTCCGCGAGCGCCATCGCGGACTGCGAGGGCGTTCGAGACGCCAAAGGGACTCGTCGGTCCGCTGACACGGCGGCGTAGGGTCAACGCGCGACGGGCAGGCCCGGGTAGAGGTTCGTGAGGTCGCCGGAGAGTGCGGAGCGTACGGTACGGCTCTTGTCGTCGGCCACCACTTCGAGCGCGCGGTCCTGGATGCCGTCGAGCGCGAGCCCGGCCACCCACGCGGGGTCGACCTTGTCGGAGCCGTCCACGTAATCCGCCATGTCGGTGTCCATGTAGCCCACGTGCAGGGCGATGACGTCGATCCCGGACGGTGCCAGCTCCTGACGTGTCACGTTGGTCATGGCCAGCTCGGCGGCTTTCGCCGCGCTGTAGCCGCCGTAGTTCGGGTAGTGCGCCCAGCTGAGCACGGAAAGCATATTGAGGATGGCTCCGCCGCCGTTCGCCGTGATCACCGGGGCGAAGGCCCTGGTGACATTGAGGGACCCGAAGAAGTGCGTTTCCATTTCGAGGCGGATGTCACCCATGTCGCCACTGGCGAGCCCGACGTGCGTGCTGATGCCGGCGTTGTTGATGAGCAGCGTCGCGTCCCCGGCCACCTCGGCCGCCCGTGCCACGGACTCGGGGTCCGTGATGTCCATCGCGAGCGGCACGGCCCCGGGCAGGTCGACCGACGACGGGTTGCGCGCGCCCGCGTAGACCTTGGCGGCGCCGCGCTCGAGCAGTTGGGACGCGAAGTGCCGCCCCAGACCACGGTTGGCACCCGTCACGACCGCCACCGAATTCCTGATGTCCATGATTTCCTCATCCCTGAACGGCTGAATAGGTACACAGGCGGCTGGGTGCGGAGAAGCAACTCAGGAGCAGCTGACTCGCATGACGCACGGCACGCCACGAGCACGCGGAAGGTTCGCGACCACGAAGAGGTCTGCCCGATCGCCCGCGCTCCGGAGATCGTCGGGGAGCGCTGGACCATGATGGTCCTCCGCTAGGCGGCGCTACACAGCGTGACACGCTTCGCGGCTTCCGTGACAACCTCAACCTCGGCGTCGCTCCGGACGTCCTCACGTTGCGCCTGACCACCCTCGTGGAGGGGGCGTCACGAAGAAGCGGCCCTACGGGGAGCCCGGTGCGCGCACACGTTTCAGTTACCGTCCGGAGCCGGCGGGTGACCAACCGCGCCTGCCGCCGGCCGCCCTCCAACAGCGGGGCGACGAGAACAGGCCGCCCTCGACCGGTCCCAGCGGTCCCGGCATCCTGCGACGTTCCGCTGAAGGCGACCGTTTGCCCGTGCGTGTGGCCTGCGTCGACGACACTGACACCGTCATCCCAGCAGGCAGGGTGAGCTTCCCGGCGACGGCTGCCCACTCTGCGCACACGCCAGAGGAAACAAGGTCGGCGCGCCCAAGACCTGATCATCCAGCCTCGGGTGGTCGCGCTCAGAGCCCTGAGGGAGACGGCCCGGTCCACCCCTCCAACCTACGATGACCGACGTCGTGGTGCTCGCGGGGCACTTCGGGGAGCAGGCCGGGTCCGGGCTCCTGGGCTGGTGGAGCTCGGGTGTCGTGGAGGTTGGTGATGTCCCGCCCGCTGTGAGGTGAGCGATCAGCTTCGGGCTGGTGACTTCTCCAGCCCGACCGCGGGAACAACGGGACGCTGCGACACGGCCCGCCACAAAACGACGGCGCAACGCCCGCGGTCCGGCTCACCGCGAGGAGGGACTGCGCAGGCGCACCCCCTGACCCCCACCCTGCGCGGGGCGCACCGCCCCCGAGGAGCGGTGCGCGACGACGGCCCCGCGGAGACCACCGGAGCCACCGGAGCCACCGGAGCCACCGGCCGATGTGCTCATCAATCGATGGGGTCACGAGCCGGTGCGCTCAGGTGCGACGGCCGCCACCGGTACCACCACAGCCTCCCGTCACGCGACCGCTCCGGCACCGACGACCGCCGCGTGGCTCCTCCACGACGACCCACCCTCCCCGAGGACCGCATCTCACCCACCCGGCTCCGGAGCCCCTCCGG includes:
- a CDS encoding AfsA-related hotdog domain-containing protein produces the protein PYGRHLPLDLVLTPTPQPHTWQLTPNPHHPILFDHTTDHIPGMVLLEAARQATHTHTHPTPTHLTTLHATFHRYTEHHTPTYITTTHTPTTADTTTGTGTAADTTTDTRTAADTTGTTTRTGTDNGTEPDTDNGTAADTTTGTNTGTHTTHITATQNNTTVFTAHITTTPH
- a CDS encoding DUF6000 family protein — encoded protein: MSFPEPTPDPGTDTLHRYVIATPSAETGRYLDLLHGNFRRLPAEERTRFLQALGLDSRSVTDAELEFMLQPNWRSRITAAWMIGLDRREQFREPIGELLLASELTYAGQGYCIALALLGTPADAALLSAYLDRYLRRPECRYDQEWALGALLHLDHALDTEHAAGFLKPEGLWDRWVNDRNQSPTKLGQYIDEMCALAHEYAQPRRSGPL
- a CDS encoding PA14 domain-containing protein; translation: MNATRRCTSTASATAVVLATAGGLLTVAAVPASAATTCTSPVYKRQFFANTAFSGTPKRTDCDSAVDEKWGANAPASGLPTNNFAVRWSVTRDFGSGGPFALSVAVQDGIRVYVDNSRKVDLWKNGSTTTKKTVNVTIPTGRHTLRVDYVNWTGSANVQFGYTPNTSATADKVKPLTPTGASASYDKTTGKAKLGWAKNNEMDLAGYRVYRRLKGAAFGSTPLATTTSTSYTDTPPASGEVYYYEVRAYDRAGNASAGSTDQAVVSADRTAPAVPTGLSATGESTGLRVGWSAVEGAASYRVYRAATAQGTYTLVGSTGKVSYVDTSAAQDVSYSYRVTALDAAGNESARSVPLSGTRRDLTPPSAVTGVTVVPTEYGFAVSWDANPTPDLARYVVRRGELWGDDDEKVCSLYPGYYVSADTTSYAYTTVPDGDESCFIVDAIDDAGNSAFQWTGEAQIVTATELDMTPSVATPEGSPLRLEVSAAAGTEGNRLTWSGLGASEEGPSAPALGFRIYRWNPATADYEKIDEAPAGAFEYFDTGARRGTTSYYWVTGVMSDGTETLPAGDMAVTAPTA
- a CDS encoding SDR family oxidoreductase produces the protein MDIRNSVAVVTGANRGLGRHFASQLLERGAAKVYAGARNPSSVDLPGAVPLAMDITDPESVARAAEVAGDATLLINNAGISTHVGLASGDMGDIRLEMETHFFGSLNVTRAFAPVITANGGGAILNMLSVLSWAHYPNYGGYSAAKAAELAMTNVTRQELAPSGIDVIALHVGYMDTDMADYVDGSDKVDPAWVAGLALDGIQDRALEVVADDKSRTVRSALSGDLTNLYPGLPVAR